In a genomic window of Virgibacillus sp. SK37:
- a CDS encoding DUF6612 family protein — translation MKKWMTLLLTTLLATVLVACNEKAEPTEGTEKEEESELTAEEVYTKALEASEKMESAEVDMKLEQQISSEADGVAMDTESDFTTKMTLDPLATHLKGTTKMNMAGTENLPAMEMEMYLVDNAMYVFSDQMGQWMKMEGASMEMIQQMAGQQPDPSQQLKMLKDYADQLSFEQSSDEFILKLKADGEKFNELIQEMLKEQMPPELMQEMGEEEQQAIEDMKVNSMSFELYLDKETYQMNKFNMDMTMQPEGDAINIVQEVDSTYSNINSIDKIEVPEEVKNDAVVQ, via the coding sequence TTGAAGAAATGGATGACGCTGCTCCTAACAACTCTATTGGCAACTGTTCTTGTGGCTTGTAATGAGAAGGCGGAGCCGACAGAAGGTACAGAAAAAGAAGAGGAAAGTGAGTTAACGGCAGAAGAAGTATATACTAAGGCACTGGAAGCTTCAGAAAAGATGGAAAGTGCTGAAGTGGATATGAAGCTAGAACAACAAATTAGCTCGGAAGCTGACGGGGTAGCAATGGATACAGAGAGTGATTTCACGACAAAAATGACATTAGATCCACTTGCAACTCATTTAAAAGGGACGACGAAGATGAATATGGCAGGTACAGAAAATTTGCCTGCAATGGAAATGGAGATGTATTTGGTCGATAACGCTATGTATGTCTTTAGCGATCAAATGGGCCAATGGATGAAGATGGAAGGTGCTTCTATGGAAATGATCCAACAAATGGCAGGTCAACAACCGGATCCATCTCAACAGTTAAAGATGTTAAAAGATTATGCTGATCAATTATCCTTTGAGCAATCCTCTGATGAATTTATTTTAAAGCTAAAAGCAGATGGTGAGAAATTCAATGAATTAATTCAAGAAATGTTGAAGGAACAAATGCCCCCTGAACTTATGCAAGAAATGGGAGAAGAAGAACAGCAGGCGATTGAAGACATGAAAGTAAATAGCATGTCCTTCGAGCTATACCTTGATAAAGAAACATATCAAATGAATAAATTTAATATGGATATGACAATGCAGCCGGAGGGTGATGCAATTAACATCGTTCAAGAAGTTGATTCAACCTATTCCAATATCAACAGTATTGATAAAATTGAAGTTCCTGAAGAAGTTAAAAATGATGCTGTAGTACAATAA
- a CDS encoding universal stress protein, with translation MSRKILVAYDGSPLSRQAVEEAKKQTTIEVETEVYVIAVARTSGPNTNVALSRSIGNELADHFQPQLEKIKQEFERLNITVLMEVIVGDPNENPGKSICKFAEEQGIDLIIVGSRGLGNVKKIILGSVSNYVVQHSTSPILIMK, from the coding sequence ATGAGTAGAAAAATACTTGTAGCATACGACGGTTCTCCATTAAGCAGACAGGCTGTTGAAGAGGCAAAAAAACAGACGACCATTGAAGTAGAGACAGAAGTGTATGTCATAGCAGTGGCAAGAACCTCCGGCCCAAATACAAATGTAGCTCTTTCCAGAAGCATAGGGAATGAGCTTGCAGACCATTTTCAGCCTCAGCTTGAGAAAATCAAGCAAGAATTTGAACGCTTAAACATTACTGTACTTATGGAAGTTATTGTAGGAGATCCAAATGAAAACCCAGGAAAAAGCATTTGTAAATTTGCAGAAGAACAAGGTATCGATCTAATTATTGTTGGTAGTAGAGGATTAGGAAATGTGAAGAAAATTATACTTGGCAGTGTGAGTAACTATGTTGTGCAACATTCCACGTCCCCTATATTAATAATGAAATAA
- the proB gene encoding glutamate 5-kinase: MSRKRIVVKIGSSSLTNERGEIDQKKLDEHVKAIAGLRAANHEVILVSSGAVAAGFPKIGYSSRPVTVKGKQAAAAVGQSLLIQTYIAKFKEFNIIPAQILLTREDFASRERYQNGFATVTELLERGILPIINENDTVAVEELTFGDNDMLSALVSGFIHADLLIMLTDINGLYNGNPRTNPHAKRYDYLEDITEEMLEATDDKGSKVGTGGMKSKLQAAKTSISLGVSVFIGQGEGRDKLLRILAGEGDGTYISNGSIQPINTKKQWIAIHSETSGKIFIDQGAEEAILYHGGSLLPAGVFKVEGQFASGDVVEVYGLNGLLGKGEVSCSSDDIQHAISKRNGVGGKSIIPSVEVIHRNRWVNVK, translated from the coding sequence ATGAGCAGAAAAAGAATTGTCGTAAAAATTGGCAGTAGTTCATTAACAAATGAACGTGGAGAAATTGATCAAAAAAAGCTGGATGAACATGTGAAAGCAATTGCTGGTCTAAGAGCAGCAAATCATGAGGTAATTCTTGTTTCCTCTGGTGCCGTGGCTGCAGGATTTCCTAAGATAGGGTATTCTTCCAGACCTGTTACCGTAAAAGGTAAGCAGGCTGCGGCAGCTGTAGGGCAAAGTCTTCTTATCCAAACATATATCGCTAAATTTAAGGAATTTAACATCATTCCTGCCCAGATTTTGTTAACGCGGGAGGACTTCGCCAGCCGGGAACGTTATCAAAATGGCTTTGCCACAGTTACTGAATTGCTTGAGCGAGGGATTTTACCAATTATAAACGAGAATGATACCGTTGCGGTTGAGGAATTAACATTTGGAGATAACGATATGCTCTCAGCACTTGTTAGTGGGTTTATTCATGCTGATTTATTAATCATGCTAACAGATATTAATGGATTATATAATGGGAATCCACGAACGAACCCTCATGCAAAAAGGTATGACTACCTTGAAGATATTACTGAAGAAATGTTGGAAGCAACAGATGATAAAGGCTCCAAAGTTGGAACCGGTGGTATGAAATCAAAGTTGCAAGCTGCCAAAACGTCCATTTCCCTAGGAGTTTCCGTTTTTATCGGTCAGGGAGAAGGAAGGGATAAACTGCTTCGTATCCTGGCAGGTGAAGGAGATGGCACCTATATATCCAATGGTTCCATACAACCGATTAACACGAAAAAGCAATGGATAGCCATTCACTCGGAAACAAGTGGAAAAATCTTTATAGATCAAGGTGCAGAGGAGGCCATTTTATATCATGGTGGAAGCTTGCTCCCAGCAGGTGTTTTTAAAGTGGAAGGTCAATTTGCCTCAGGTGATGTTGTGGAGGTATACGGGTTAAATGGCTTACTTGGAAAAGGAGAGGTGAGTTGTTCATCTGATGACATACAACACGCGATAAGCAAAAGAAATGGGGTAGGTGGGAAGTCAATCATCCCATCTGTAGAAGTAATTCATCGAAATCGCTGGGTGAATGTAAAATAG
- a CDS encoding DUF1801 domain-containing protein: MAYELKTKKNDNNVIEFIENVESNRKREDAYKLLDIFTETSGYEAKMWGDSIIGFGSYHYKYKTGHEGDAPLVGFSPRKARISLYFATGDEEREKLLESLGKHKSGKACVYINKVEDIDINILKELILQSITFLRETYPE; the protein is encoded by the coding sequence ATGGCGTACGAATTAAAAACGAAGAAAAATGATAATAATGTAATTGAATTTATAGAAAATGTGGAAAGTAATCGGAAGCGTGAGGATGCATATAAGCTTTTGGATATTTTTACAGAAACATCAGGTTATGAGGCCAAAATGTGGGGGGATAGTATTATTGGGTTTGGGTCCTATCACTACAAGTATAAAACTGGTCACGAAGGAGATGCTCCTCTCGTTGGTTTTTCTCCTAGGAAAGCAAGAATAAGCCTTTATTTTGCAACAGGAGATGAGGAACGTGAAAAATTGTTAGAATCATTAGGTAAGCATAAGTCAGGAAAGGCTTGTGTGTATATTAATAAGGTAGAGGATATAGATATAAATATACTAAAAGAGTTGATCCTTCAATCTATTACCTTTTTGAGAGAGACCTATCCTGAGTAA
- the csaA gene encoding chaperone CsaA: MINIEDFMKIDMRIGTVLEAEPFPEAKKPAIKMKIDFGEIGIKQTSAQITKRYSPEDLIGQQVVGVVNFPPMRIAGFKSEVLVIGGVPQEGDVVLLRPDEKVKNGTTIS, translated from the coding sequence ATGATTAATATTGAGGATTTTATGAAGATTGATATGAGAATAGGAACCGTCTTGGAAGCAGAGCCTTTTCCTGAGGCAAAGAAACCGGCAATTAAAATGAAGATTGATTTTGGAGAAATAGGAATAAAGCAGACCTCTGCCCAAATCACCAAGCGATACTCCCCTGAAGATCTTATAGGGCAACAAGTGGTAGGTGTTGTAAATTTTCCACCAATGCGAATAGCCGGATTTAAATCAGAAGTTCTTGTAATTGGAGGGGTCCCTCAGGAAGGAGACGTGGTTTTGTTACGCCCAGATGAAAAAGTGAAGAATGGAACGACGATATCATAG
- a CDS encoding DHA2 family efflux MFS transporter permease subunit produces the protein MGDQMDQTNNQSGTPEINRVPLMIVLISGAFVAILNQTLLATALPHIMADLELDANTAQWLQSVFMLVNGIMIPITAFLIERFTTRRLFLTALITFAAGTLVCALAPNFAMLMVGRILQAAAAGIIMPLMQTILFLIFPIEKRGSAMGMFGLVIAFAPAIGPTLSGWLVEHYPWRSLFYVILPIVIIDIFVAYFILKNITKQTFPKVDVLSIILSSFGFGGLLYGFSTAGNSGWLSLQVAIAMIVGAVSLTWFILRQMKLKQPILEFRVFKNSIFTLTTILGMVVFMAMIGGAVVLPLLMQNMLGFTAFESGLMLLPGAVVMGIMNPITGRIFDRYGAKWLAIIGLSIVTVTTFMFTNLDENTTFAYLATVNAVRMFGIAMVMMPVTTAGLNQLPAHLIPHGTAMNNTMRQVAGAVGTALLVTVMTNSAIPEQGVHGFIHGVNVSFIVAGVFAVIALILAFFIKGSRSEIKQSA, from the coding sequence ATGGGAGATCAAATGGATCAAACTAATAATCAGTCTGGAACTCCAGAGATTAACCGAGTACCTCTTATGATTGTATTAATTTCAGGGGCTTTTGTAGCTATCTTAAATCAGACCTTATTAGCTACAGCTTTACCTCACATAATGGCAGATTTAGAGCTGGATGCGAATACAGCGCAATGGCTGCAATCTGTATTTATGCTCGTTAACGGTATTATGATTCCAATAACAGCATTTTTAATTGAACGTTTTACTACTCGAAGATTATTTTTAACGGCTCTAATTACTTTTGCTGCGGGGACTTTAGTTTGTGCTTTAGCACCGAATTTTGCAATGCTAATGGTCGGCAGAATTTTGCAAGCTGCAGCAGCAGGAATTATTATGCCATTAATGCAAACAATTCTATTTTTAATATTCCCAATTGAAAAACGTGGGTCTGCCATGGGGATGTTCGGTTTAGTAATTGCTTTTGCTCCGGCTATCGGACCAACACTATCTGGATGGTTAGTTGAACACTATCCTTGGAGAAGTTTATTTTATGTAATACTTCCAATTGTTATTATTGATATTTTCGTTGCATATTTTATTTTGAAAAATATTACCAAACAAACATTTCCTAAAGTGGATGTATTATCGATTATATTATCTTCCTTTGGTTTTGGTGGTTTGCTATATGGATTTAGTACAGCAGGAAATTCCGGCTGGCTAAGCTTGCAAGTTGCGATAGCTATGATTGTTGGCGCAGTATCACTCACATGGTTTATTTTAAGACAGATGAAGTTGAAACAGCCTATTTTGGAATTTAGAGTATTTAAAAATAGTATTTTCACGCTCACTACCATCCTGGGCATGGTCGTCTTTATGGCGATGATTGGTGGAGCTGTTGTCCTTCCATTACTCATGCAGAACATGCTTGGTTTTACTGCATTTGAATCTGGTTTAATGCTGTTACCGGGCGCAGTCGTCATGGGGATAATGAACCCGATAACAGGAAGAATCTTTGACCGGTATGGTGCTAAATGGTTAGCGATCATTGGTTTATCTATTGTTACGGTTACTACGTTTATGTTTACAAACTTAGATGAAAATACTACGTTTGCTTACTTAGCAACTGTTAATGCTGTTCGTATGTTCGGTATTGCAATGGTAATGATGCCGGTAACGACAGCTGGACTTAATCAGCTTCCAGCTCATTTGATTCCACATGGAACAGCTATGAATAACACGATGCGCCAAGTTGCTGGTGCTGTCGGCACTGCATTGCTCGTAACCGTCATGACGAACAGCGCTATACCTGAACAAGGTGTGCATGGTTTCATTCATGGTGTAAATGTGTCCTTTATTGTTGCTGGTGTGTTCGCAGTAATTGCTTTAATCCTTGCCTTTTTTATTAAAGGCTCCAGATCAGAGATAAAGCAATCTGCCTAG
- a CDS encoding glutamate-5-semialdehyde dehydrogenase, with product MTEVREKGKAAKEASFVLMRVTTQEKNEALRLIAEQLVLDQERILAENQRDLEAGKKKGISPAILDRIMLNTQRVNGMIDSIYQLVELNDPIGEVLESIEKENGLHIQKQRVPIGVIGMIYEARPNVTIDAATLTLKAGNAVILRGSSSAKYSNMALVQSIHDALKKSKLPVNTVQLIEDTSRDSAKELFQLNEYLDVLIPRGGKNLIDTVVKEATVPVIETGAGNCHVFIDESAKQEMAIEIVLNAKLQRPSVCNAIESVIIHKGWFTEHGEKLLQALRDNGVQIVGDKSVCEVLPEAERATEEAWSTEYLGLSISVKVVSSSSDAIQHINKYGTKHSEAIITENDEHAKQFMLGIDAAAVYHNASTRFTDGFEFGYGAEIGISTQKLHARGPMGLQAMTSSKFVIHGNGQIRN from the coding sequence ATGACAGAGGTAAGAGAAAAAGGGAAGGCTGCCAAGGAAGCGAGTTTTGTTTTAATGCGTGTTACTACCCAAGAGAAAAATGAAGCATTAAGGTTAATTGCAGAACAATTAGTTCTAGATCAAGAGAGAATACTTGCAGAAAATCAAAGAGATTTGGAAGCTGGCAAAAAGAAAGGTATTTCCCCTGCTATTCTTGATCGAATTATGCTGAATACACAACGAGTGAACGGCATGATTGATTCCATCTATCAGCTCGTAGAGTTAAACGATCCGATTGGGGAAGTACTGGAATCGATTGAAAAGGAAAATGGCTTGCATATCCAGAAACAGCGCGTTCCAATTGGAGTCATTGGAATGATTTATGAAGCACGGCCAAATGTAACGATTGATGCTGCAACATTAACCCTTAAAGCAGGGAATGCTGTGATATTAAGAGGAAGTTCATCTGCAAAGTATTCCAATATGGCACTTGTACAATCCATTCACGATGCTTTAAAGAAAAGTAAACTACCCGTCAATACAGTGCAACTTATAGAAGATACCAGTCGTGATTCAGCAAAGGAATTATTCCAATTAAATGAGTATCTGGATGTATTGATCCCACGTGGAGGAAAAAACTTAATTGATACAGTTGTAAAAGAAGCGACTGTTCCAGTAATAGAGACAGGCGCAGGTAATTGCCATGTGTTTATTGATGAATCTGCAAAACAGGAAATGGCCATAGAGATTGTTTTAAATGCAAAACTGCAGCGACCATCCGTATGTAATGCAATTGAATCAGTGATAATACATAAAGGTTGGTTTACTGAGCATGGAGAAAAACTTTTACAGGCACTTCGTGATAACGGGGTGCAAATTGTAGGGGATAAAAGTGTCTGTGAAGTTTTACCAGAAGCAGAACGAGCAACAGAGGAGGCATGGTCAACTGAATATCTCGGTCTATCTATAAGCGTAAAAGTTGTCTCTTCGAGTAGCGATGCTATTCAGCACATAAACAAATACGGAACAAAGCATTCAGAGGCAATTATCACGGAAAATGATGAGCATGCTAAGCAATTTATGCTTGGGATAGATGCGGCTGCTGTCTACCATAACGCCTCTACACGGTTTACAGATGGCTTCGAGTTTGGGTATGGAGCAGAGATTGGCATCAGTACTCAAAAACTACATGCAAGAGGACCAATGGGTTTACAGGCAATGACATCAAGTAAATTTGTTATTCATGGAAATGGCCAAATACGGAATTGA
- a CDS encoding toxin-antitoxin system YwqK family antitoxin has translation MENETNEILLREYIIQNGTEFEEYLGYRGPFDQGIVEYTKDGKEKLFTGIAFDIYENGNIESYFYVEDGVKQGKYVEFYLNGNIKKIGNMDKNSAEGYQVEFFENGHKKYESECIAGRVMVFTRYDEDGKIIEQKTEPDESDLLYAKKFSTGQNE, from the coding sequence ATGGAAAATGAAACTAATGAAATATTATTAAGGGAATATATAATTCAGAACGGTACAGAGTTTGAAGAATACTTAGGATACAGAGGTCCTTTCGACCAAGGTATAGTAGAGTATACAAAAGATGGTAAGGAAAAATTATTTACTGGAATAGCCTTTGATATATACGAGAATGGGAATATAGAGAGTTATTTTTATGTAGAAGATGGCGTTAAACAAGGTAAATATGTGGAATTTTATCTGAATGGTAATATAAAAAAGATAGGAAATATGGATAAAAACTCAGCAGAAGGATATCAGGTTGAATTCTTTGAAAATGGGCATAAAAAATATGAGTCTGAATGTATCGCCGGACGTGTTATGGTTTTTACGAGGTATGATGAAGACGGGAAAATTATTGAACAAAAAACAGAGCCTGATGAATCTGATTTATTATATGCCAAAAAGTTCAGTACCGGTCAAAATGAATAA
- a CDS encoding ankyrin repeat domain-containing protein: MEKTQYAKDIRTAIKKGQTDTVKDLLEKEPDMLTWMTPFGTWLHVASAHGHLEIVEYLINAGIDVNAQGGTFSTNALERATAKGQLDIAKYLISKNVEFDISEPDRNPLFAAIYGGHLEIVKLLVESDIDISVKYSGETMKDMDAYAFAVERGQQTEIAEYLKQEMKGNE, encoded by the coding sequence ATGGAGAAGACTCAATATGCTAAAGATATTAGAACTGCCATAAAAAAAGGACAAACGGATACTGTAAAAGATTTACTTGAAAAAGAACCAGACATGTTAACATGGATGACACCTTTTGGTACATGGTTACATGTAGCTTCAGCACATGGACATTTAGAGATAGTAGAATATCTTATTAATGCTGGAATAGATGTTAATGCACAAGGTGGAACTTTTTCTACAAATGCTCTTGAACGAGCGACTGCAAAAGGACAATTAGATATTGCTAAATATTTAATTAGTAAGAATGTGGAATTTGATATTAGTGAACCAGATAGAAATCCTCTATTTGCTGCAATATATGGTGGACATTTGGAGATTGTTAAATTGTTAGTTGAGAGTGATATTGATATATCTGTAAAATACTCTGGTGAAACCATGAAAGATATGGATGCCTATGCATTTGCAGTAGAAAGAGGACAACAAACGGAAATTGCTGAATATTTAAAGCAAGAAATGAAAGGAAATGAATAA
- a CDS encoding AHH domain-containing protein encodes MDHSLDVYKNAKAFPTLQKTEYGIYWLASANVFSEYITRKDIFGNELSEKKRNSSLTEALFVLGVGYVSIKGVDGISKDATNFVADGKELRKGLNEQVSKAFDGLSIGNGPHFATAGAPPVRSNTFGVMDQVETNGVTFQKAEDVKGVSVGTKGTGNTVNDYIDDIIVNGNVDVTKMNKLKNAIQNIDELSELRKKMSELGITKEYDEALIKMDFGKYLRGLIGDPPIAMIDPHAHHILFKKGLGEAQQKLVQEGQEILRKYDIDPVIGKENLVWAPNRVAGQHSIAALKNVVNQLKAVDAAGADLDDIIEILEDLGKQVASRRWR; translated from the coding sequence GTGGACCACTCCCTCGACGTTTATAAAAATGCCAAAGCATTCCCTACGCTACAAAAAACAGAGTACGGTATTTACTGGCTCGCATCAGCTAACGTCTTCAGTGAATATATTACCAGAAAAGATATATTTGGCAATGAATTGAGTGAAAAGAAACGAAATAGCAGTTTGACAGAGGCGCTGTTTGTGTTGGGTGTTGGTTATGTTAGCATAAAGGGTGTAGACGGCATTTCAAAGGATGCAACAAACTTTGTCGCTGATGGGAAAGAGCTACGAAAAGGCCTAAATGAACAAGTTTCAAAGGCTTTTGATGGTTTAAGTATAGGTAATGGACCACACTTTGCCACAGCTGGCGCTCCCCCTGTGAGATCCAACACGTTTGGTGTTATGGATCAGGTAGAGACGAACGGTGTCACTTTTCAAAAAGCTGAAGATGTTAAAGGAGTTAGTGTAGGTACTAAGGGTACGGGTAACACTGTTAATGATTATATTGATGATATAATTGTGAATGGGAATGTTGATGTAACTAAGATGAATAAGCTTAAAAATGCTATTCAGAATATAGATGAGTTGTCTGAGCTTAGAAAGAAGATGTCTGAATTAGGCATTACTAAAGAATATGATGAAGCATTAATTAAAATGGATTTTGGTAAGTATCTCAGAGGATTAATAGGTGATCCACCTATAGCTATGATCGATCCACATGCTCATCATATATTATTTAAAAAAGGTTTAGGTGAGGCTCAACAAAAGCTCGTTCAAGAAGGTCAAGAAATATTAAGAAAATATGATATTGACCCAGTAATTGGTAAAGAAAATCTAGTTTGGGCACCAAATAGAGTCGCAGGACAACATAGTATTGCAGCTCTAAAAAATGTTGTTAATCAGTTGAAAGCAGTTGATGCGGCCGGTGCGGATTTAGATGATATTATTGAAATACTAGAAGACCTTGGAAAACAAGTTGCTTCTAGGAGATGGAGGTGA
- a CDS encoding YusW family protein, with protein sequence MKKRLAITRLLAFLLLVIIITACSDNEEVTNPPQDNATEQQQGENDNTDTGDAGTKKETTTSYPFTDFDLDADFNNINDTVDVDYEQETEKTEATYKDKEQELDLKGNEAMDKLDNIFSNFDFNKDTSQEEVIKAVQDAFKLPEDAAIDLEITFTDGTNKEYQLNNPN encoded by the coding sequence ATGAAAAAGAGATTAGCAATAACACGCTTATTAGCCTTTCTCCTTTTAGTTATAATTATTACTGCATGTAGTGACAATGAGGAAGTGACAAATCCTCCACAAGACAATGCCACAGAGCAACAGCAGGGAGAAAATGATAATACGGATACAGGAGATGCCGGAACTAAAAAAGAAACAACTACGAGCTATCCATTTACAGATTTCGACTTGGATGCTGACTTTAATAATATAAATGACACCGTGGATGTGGATTACGAGCAAGAAACAGAGAAAACAGAAGCAACGTATAAGGATAAAGAACAAGAATTAGACCTAAAAGGCAATGAAGCAATGGACAAACTAGATAATATCTTCTCTAACTTTGACTTTAACAAAGATACATCTCAAGAAGAAGTTATAAAAGCTGTACAAGATGCATTCAAATTACCAGAAGATGCAGCTATAGATCTAGAAATTACTTTTACGGATGGCACCAATAAAGAGTATCAACTAAATAATCCTAATTAA
- a CDS encoding ribonuclease YeeF family protein, protein MGNERLLESKTLVASMEDRAVQYESLKKQFVSLKNAFQKIVDLDGFKGQGARAIKGFYQGQIEVVDSWISICNVKIAFFNGISGSTEDVDLSGDTLVQVPFLKEELYTGHTQSKEMVDAQRKSLKSIFDRINDLVSLQPFSKEDFEEKIDQANKKRKDTMEQVANLDEGLVEEYASSEYLENMMVGLFSALLDATSQGSAISPINFDAQAYHNSDVYQMREDAQAQTDAYLEFKEQQEEQRRIQKEMEELENRPWYEKAWDTVSTFTGEVTGYYDMKRAATGIDPVTGEELSEADRVKAATFAAAGFIPFVGWAGRAAKGGNAIYKTAKGVKAVDHSLDAYKNAKAFTTLQKTEYGIYGLASANGFSEYITGKDMFGNELSEEKRNSSLTEALFVLGVGGAGAYVDRLQAGNAVNSILEKNNKYYGEVKGGKGFSKAELLNVTGLKKAEFDEIVSMPKGSRPDPSSYLSTEYIEHHLKQFEKGGSFIMTQKQYIRFVEGNDYIGCPDNTQFIAPKKFIDDIAELANGDITFFEKMLGFDDGHFLSEGGLVRFDIREPKDLNLRMPSGNEYGANSHWIPGGYTDGGTAEAIVDKIPNNTAFVDKTFIE, encoded by the coding sequence ATGGGTAATGAACGTTTATTAGAATCCAAAACACTGGTAGCTTCCATGGAAGATAGAGCTGTACAATATGAAAGCTTGAAGAAGCAGTTTGTTAGTTTGAAGAATGCCTTTCAAAAAATAGTGGATCTGGATGGTTTTAAGGGTCAGGGAGCCAGGGCAATCAAAGGATTCTATCAGGGACAGATTGAAGTGGTAGATTCCTGGATCTCTATCTGCAACGTGAAAATTGCCTTCTTTAATGGTATATCAGGTTCAACTGAGGATGTGGATTTATCAGGAGACACATTGGTCCAGGTACCATTCTTGAAAGAAGAGTTATATACTGGACATACACAGTCAAAAGAGATGGTTGACGCCCAGCGAAAATCATTAAAAAGCATTTTTGATCGAATAAACGACCTTGTCTCCCTTCAGCCTTTCTCAAAGGAGGACTTTGAAGAAAAGATAGACCAGGCCAATAAGAAACGAAAAGATACGATGGAACAGGTAGCTAATCTGGATGAAGGACTAGTAGAGGAATATGCCTCTTCTGAGTATCTCGAGAATATGATGGTAGGTCTCTTCAGTGCTCTGCTTGATGCTACAAGCCAAGGCTCAGCAATTTCGCCAATAAATTTTGATGCCCAGGCCTATCACAATAGTGATGTATACCAGATGCGAGAAGATGCACAAGCACAAACAGATGCTTATCTCGAATTTAAAGAGCAACAGGAGGAGCAGCGACGTATCCAAAAAGAAATGGAAGAATTGGAAAATCGACCATGGTATGAAAAAGCATGGGATACTGTTTCTACGTTTACAGGAGAAGTCACTGGCTATTATGATATGAAACGCGCAGCTACAGGTATTGATCCAGTGACGGGCGAAGAACTATCTGAAGCAGATCGCGTCAAAGCAGCCACTTTTGCAGCAGCAGGCTTCATTCCCTTTGTCGGCTGGGCCGGCCGAGCAGCAAAAGGTGGAAATGCCATTTACAAAACCGCCAAGGGCGTCAAAGCGGTGGACCACTCCCTCGACGCCTATAAAAATGCCAAAGCCTTCACTACTCTACAAAAAACAGAGTACGGCATTTATGGCCTTGCTTCCGCGAACGGCTTCAGTGAGTATATAACAGGAAAAGATATGTTCGGGAATGAATTGAGTGAAGAAAAGCGGAATAGTAGTTTGACAGAGGCACTGTTTGTGTTGGGCGTTGGTGGAGCAGGAGCTTATGTAGATCGGTTGCAGGCTGGGAATGCTGTGAATAGTATTTTGGAAAAAAATAATAAGTATTATGGTGAGGTTAAAGGTGGAAAAGGGTTTAGTAAAGCTGAATTATTAAACGTAACTGGTTTAAAAAAGGCGGAATTTGATGAGATAGTATCTATGCCGAAAGGAAGTAGACCAGATCCTTCTTCATACTTAAGTACAGAGTATATAGAACATCATCTAAAACAATTTGAAAAAGGCGGGTCATTTATAATGACCCAAAAACAATATATAAGATTTGTTGAAGGAAACGATTATATTGGATGTCCTGATAATACACAATTTATCGCACCAAAAAAATTTATAGATGATATAGCTGAACTAGCTAATGGAGATATTACTTTTTTTGAAAAAATGCTAGGTTTTGATGATGGACACTTTTTATCAGAAGGCGGATTGGTGCGATTTGATATAAGAGAACCTAAGGATCTCAATCTAAGGATGCCATCTGGAAATGAATATGGTGCTAATAGTCATTGGATTCCTGGTGGATATACTGATGGAGGAACAGCTGAAGCAATAGTTGATAAAATACCTAATAATACTGCATTTGTAGATAAAACATTTATAGAATAG